The following is a genomic window from Mycoplasmopsis cynos.
CATATCCTTCATGTTCCATTTCATCAAATGGAATGAATTTAAGTGAACCTGAGTTAATACAATATCTTAATCCGCCACTTTCAGCTGGTCCATCATTAAAAACATGACCTAAGTGAGAATCGGCATTTTTACTTTTTACTTCAACTCTTTTCATATTATGTGAATAATCCATAAATTCATTGATTACACTATCATTAATTGGTTTACTGAAAGCAGGTCAACCACAACCTGAATTAAATTTATCAGTTGATTTAAAAAGTGGTGTTCCATCCACGATATCCACATATATACCTTTTTTAAAATGATTATCATAT
Proteins encoded in this region:
- the msrB gene encoding peptide-methionine (R)-S-oxide reductase MsrB; amino-acid sequence: MFDKEKRLKELTELQYKITQEGHTEPPFKNEYDNHFKKGIYVDIVDGTPLFKSTDKFNSGCGWPAFSKPINDSVINEFMDYSHNMKRVEVKSKNADSHLGHVFNDGPAESGGLRYCINSGSLKFIPFDEMEHEGYGELKKLFED